DNA sequence from the Spirochaetaceae bacterium genome:
GACAGCGCCATCCACAGCGGAATGGAGGGGATCGACTGCATGAATTCGATCAGGCGCTGAATTGCCATGTCGGCGGCGCCGCCGAAGAAGCCGGATATGCCGCCGAACGTGCAGCCGAGCACGAACGCCAGGGCCACCCCGACCAGGCCGATCGACAGCGACGTGCGGGCGGCGTACAGCGTGCGCGAGTAGATGTCGCGCCCGAACTTGTCGGCGCCCAGCAGGAACAGGGTGCCTTCTTCGACCCCGACCAGGTGTATGCGGCTGGGGAACACGCCCCACAACTCGTACTCGTCTCCGAGGGCGAACAAGCGCAGGTACGCCTTGCGCGAGGTGTCCGGGGCGTAGCGGTTGCGGAACGTCTCCAGGTCGAGCTCAACCCGCCACGGGTACACGAACGGGCGCAGCGAGAGGCCGTCTTCGCCCATGAAGCGGATGCGCTGCGGCGGCGCGTACAGGTGGTCGGAGTCGCGCCGGTAGATGTCCTGGGTGGCGAAGAATTCGGCGAACAGGGCCACGAAGTAGAGCAGCCCCAGCACCACCAGCCCGACGAGGGCCAGGCGGTGGCGCGTGAAGCGGCGCCGCATCAGCGTCCACTGCGACGCGAGATAGTAGCGCTCCGCC
Encoded proteins:
- a CDS encoding ABC transporter permease, which encodes MSDGIPRPGEAGLLATEEEAAERYYLASQWTLMRRRFTRHRLALVGLVVLGLLYFVALFAEFFATQDIYRRDSDHLYAPPQRIRFMGEDGLSLRPFVYPWRVELDLETFRNRYAPDTSRKAYLRLFALGDEYELWGVFPSRIHLVGVEEGTLFLLGADKFGRDIYSRTLYAARTSLSIGLVGVALAFVLGCTFGGISGFFGGAADMAIQRLIEFMQSIPSIPLWMALSAAVPRQWGPLQVYLGITIILSLLAWTGLARVVRGKLLQLREEDFVMAAAIAGSTATSIIVRHLLPSFLSFLIVSLTLSIPGMILGETALSFLGLGLRPPTVSWGVLLKEAQNVRTIELHPWMMIPGLLVIVTVLCYNFVGDGLRDAADPYKSN